GTTGCCGGATTCTCCTTCCAAGGAACAGAGCTTCTTGGGGTGGCTGCAGGTGAAAGTGAAGACCCAGCCCGCAATGTACCGCGCGCGGTTCGCCAAGTGTTCTGGCGCATTCTATTATTCTATGTATTAGCAATTTTCGTGATCGGAATGCTAATTCCTTTTACAAATGAATCTTTAGCAAGTGGCGATGTAACGCTTAGTCCGTTCACGCTAATATTTAAACGTGCAGGATTTGCGTTTGCTGCATCAGCAATGAATGCTGTTATCTTAACATCCGTTTTATCAGCAGGTAACTCTGGAATGTATGCATCTACACGTATGCTTTGGAACCTTGCAAAGGAAGGCAAAGCGCCGAAATTCTTAGCTAGTGTTGATGGACGTGGTGTTCCCGTTAATGCATTGCTTGTAACGTCTGCTGTTGGACTTGTTGCCTTTTTCGCTTCTTTATTCGGTGATGGTGCCGTTTATATTTGGTTACTAAATGCATCAGGTATGTCAGGCTTTATTGTTTGGTTAGGAATTGCTGTGAGTCATTATCGTTTCCGTAAAGCCTTTGCTGCACAAGGACGCAGCCTATCAGAACTACCATATCGAGCAAAATGGTTCCCATTCGGTCCGATTTTTGCATTCGTTCTTTGTGCGTTTGTTGTTTTAGGTCAAAATTATCAAGCGTTCATGGGTGATTCAATCGATTGGTACGGGGTAATGGTTTCCTATATCGGCTTACCATTGTTCCTAGTAGTATGGTTAGGCTATAAAGTGGTTAAAAAAACAAAGGTTATTCCATTAGAAGAATGCGATTTAACCCCAACGTTAAAGCAATAATGAAGCTTAGAAAAAGCTGTGAACCAAATAGAGGGGGTTCACAGCTTTTTTCTATTATAATGCTTATGACATCCTGTGACTGTCATTTATTTTTTTCACACTGTTTTTATATTTTGAAGCAACCACCACAATTATGGCCAAAATAAGAATAGCTGCACTAAACACGAGGCCGTATACATAATATTTTTCCATAAAATCATAAAAATCAATTGCCGTATCAAAGGTATTCAAGGAGACCACTAAAACTAAACCACCCAAAACCCAGTTAACTAGATGGTAATCCTTTAGTTTGAACCAATTTGCGACAGCGACGCTAGCTCCGTAATGGAGAAGAGCGAGCCGCAAATAGGCGGACACTGACATGATGGTCAGTCCATAAATATCAAAGCGTTCAATAAAGCCGACATTAATTAAACGAACCATACTTTCAACTGGATACATAAATTTTGTCGCTTGATTTTCACCAAAGATCGCAATTACCCCAGCAGCTGTAGAAGGAAAAATAATTAAATTTCCGATAAACGTAAGAAGATATACTTTTCGAAACGAAATCGACTTTTGCTCGGGCCGCTGAATATTGATCATTAACAGGACAATTATTTCGCCAAATAAGGCTAGGATAACGAGGATGACCGGGATAATTGGATCGATTCCATTTTCCATAATCGGAAGTAGCTTTTTATAGTCCTTCAGTGGCTTTAATGCCAATGAGACAAATATACCGGCTAAAATATTTAAGATAATAATCCATTCCGATACTCTGGCAATGACCTCAATCCCTAGGTGGACCGTATAAAATACGGCAATCGCAAATACCAGTGCGATTAACCACAGACGATGCTGTGGCAAAAATACAGCTGTGATGAAAATCGAAAAGCCATATAAAGTTAAACAAGAGTGAATAAAGAAAAAAGCAATAAGTGGAAGTGTCAGCATCCTACCGAAAAAGGGTCCGAGTGTTTCGAGTGCGTGCTCAACAAGGGTTTTCCCATACAGTTTTTCGCTTAAAATGGCCATGGCAAAAAATAGTAGCAGACCAGGGACAAATCCAAGGATCATCCCCAACCATGTATCCTTTCCAGGCCCAATCTAAAAAGACCTTTATCAAGAAAAAGTGACCCGGAATCACGATAAGAGGGGTAACAATAAAGAAAATCTGTCTCGTTGCAATGGCTGTTTTACCCATATTTTCCTCCTCTTAGTGTTGTGATGAAAAAGATAAAGCTTATCAGGGCGTAAGCACCTTGAATAAGCTTCTCTGAAACATTCATGAATTTATAATCTGAACCCCATAAACCACATGTCGATACTATAATGGATTTACTTCACCGGTTTCTCTTATGTATTTGTTGTCTCCCAAAAGAACCTGAATTTGATTGCAAAAAATCGCAAAAAGACTCCCTTAAGCAATCTAATAATTGAATAACCCTAAATTTCGAACATCTACATTCACCTTAACCTCGATTGGGATACTGGCAAATTGATGATCCCAATCTTGCCGGTTATTTTTCCAAAATGATGGAGCTGTTCGGTGTATTACCTCACCGAAGCCGTATATGTCTACTCGCATCTCTTTTGCTCTAATGACAGAATCAAGGATTTCTTTTTTATCACCTGCTCTGCAATCAATTTTATTTCATCGATTTTTTTATGATTTAAGGCGGTATACTCGGTTAACATTTCTCCGATACTTACCGTACAATTCAACTCAACGTTAATTGATTGAATGCTACCATGTGCAAATTTTGGTTTAATGTCTAACTTTGTTTGGTCCAGTATTTCTAATCCGATTTTTCCAGTTCCTTGTAAAGCTGGAATAACAAGAATGCCGCCTTTTACCTCATCTTTTAGCCAAAGCAGTCCTCTTGTTTCTTGAGTATTTAAATTACCAACCCACTTTGCATCCTTAATGACTCCTGTATTCTTAATTTTTGGCATCTCTTCTTTCCCTTTTTTCACGGTATCAATAATGGCCAAATAGCCAACCCGCTTTGGAGATAGCATCATCTCTGTAAACTGGTGAAGTTTGATAGCAGGTGTGAATGCAACTTCGCCTTGTTGCTCAAGCATTTTCTCGATAATCACAGCGGGAATCGAAGAGAAGTCAACCTTGGCTTTAATAATGTCACTGGCATCCTTTTTTGATAAAAGAATATAAGGATTTGGCTGAACGGCATTGTTTCGATTTAAAAAGTCTAAATAAGGAAGGATGTTCGTCTTTGTCACGGACTGGCCGAGGACAACAATTTTAATATAGGGCCATATTGGTTGTTTTCCGACTTTATCAATCAACGCTCGTGCAGCATCAAAAATCGTATCGCCTTCACTGGTATAGACATGGATCCCTTTTGCTTCCTGCTGTTCAGTTGGCCTAGTGTCAATTAATGCAAGCGTCAGCTTTACTTTGTCATTCTCGATTTGGTCAATTCCGATTGCTGAGAGAATGACCATCCCATCGAGTTCTTCTCTATTGCATCCGGATAAAAGAAAAACAATTGTGAGCAGGATACAAAATAATAATATTGGATGCTTATTCTTTTCCTCTACGTCCTTCACCAGAAAGCCCCCCTAACTTTTGTTTGACAGGATTTCGAGACTTAAAGGTAACCGGGCGTCTAGTAAGAAGCCAAAGTGGAAGTCGCATCATACTATCTCCCCAATCTTGGATTTTGATTGGAAAAAGTGGAGCGGTAAAGGGTACACCAAAGGATCTTAGTGAGGCCAAATGACTGACTACAATCATCCCGACAATCAGGATTCCAAACAGACCAAAGGTTGCGCCGGCAATGACAAACACGATTCGTAATAAACTGATTGGTTCTGAGAGTGAATTTACTGGAAAAGACGAAATACCGACTAAAGCCACCGTAACGACAACTGGTATACCAACTAAGCCAGCTTGTACAGCTGCCTCTCCTAAAATGAGGGCTCCGACAAGGCTGACCGCTTGACCGACAGGCTTTGGCATCCTAAGGCCGGATTCACGAATAATCTCAAAAACAATCAGCATAACAATGATTTCAATATAAAGCTGAAATGGAACGTTGGCTCTTGTTACAAAGAATTTAACGAGCAATGAAAAAGGGATTAGGATCGGATGATAATATTGGATTGCAACAAAAATTCCAGGCAATAAGGTGGAAATAAAGAAACTTACGACGCGCAACACACGGACAAAATTTGAATAATACGGTCTTGAAAAATAGTCCTCAGAAACTTGAAAATGATTAATCAGCAAGTAGGGAACAGTTAGAACAATTGGAGTACCATCAACAAAAATCGAAACTCTTCCTTCGAGCAATTGGGCGGCGACAATATCTGGTTTTTCTTGATTGCCGACCGTAGGAAAAATAGAAAAGGGAGCATCCTCGATGTATTGTTCAATATAGCCAGATTCTAAAACTGAATCTATATCAATATTCTCCAGTCTCCGATACACTTCTGTTAAAATCTCTGTGTCTACAATTCCGTCAATATAAGCAATTACGATTTTTGTATGAGTTTGCTTCCCAATTATGAAAGGCTCACAGCGCAGGTTTGGATTACGGATTCTCCTTCTTAGCAGTGAGATATTAGTTGAAAGGTCTTCAGTAAAAGCGTCTCTGGGACCCCTTATCACTGTTTCGGTAATAGGCTGTTCGATTCCTCGCATTTCCCACGCCTGTGCATTAATAACAAGCGCAGCATCCTCGCCTTCGATAAAAACAATGATTTTCCCACCGAAAAGTTCATTGGCGATTAGATGAAGATTAATTTCATACTCAATTTCTGCCACAGAGAGAACCGATTCTTTTAAATAGGTTAAAAGAGGCAGACTCGAATTAGGTGGAGACATATTCATTAACGGACCTAAAACATTTTCATTAATAACGGTTGTCTCAACCATTCCGGATATGGCAAATAAAAGAGCAGGATGCGATGAGTTTTCTCCCATATTAAAGCCTCTATTAATTACGCCGACATTCCGTCCTAATGAAGTCTCAAGAAAATTTCTATTCTGTTGGAGAGATTGGCTCACTTGCTCAAATTGATCTAAACGAGCCCCTTTACTATTCGTCATGACAGTGCTCTTTTCAACATTGATCGATGTATTTTTGTTTTGTTTGTGCGAATCTGAAAAGGCTTTTCGAAATAGTTTGCGACGAGACATTTTAATCCGACTAAACATGGTACACCTCTAGGTAAAATTATCTTGATGTAAATATAATATTTAGCAGGATATTGGAATAATATACATGTGTTTCATAGGTTTAGGGAGCAGGTTTTTGCTAAAGTTATATAAAAAATAATATTATTTCGAAACATGAAATACTTGTTAGAAACTTGATATATAGAGGTTTTTATGGCTTTTTATAGGGTTGGAAATTGTCGCAAAAACATATCTTAAAATAATTGTTTCGGGTACAAAAATAATTTTTACGAGAAAGCTATAATTGGAATTAATTGTAAATAACAGCGTACGGGGTATTGTGTTGGAAATTATTTGGTAATATCATAGAATTAACGCATTAAAGCAGCGGGGGACAGTCCCCCGCTGCTTTAATACGATAAAGGAACTTTCGTTTATTTCTTCAGAATATCTAGGTCTCTGGTCTTAGTGTTATTTAGTTTTGTGGTCTATAGGAAATTGGGGATGTTTGGTGTATTCTGTAAGTATAGAGTGAAGATTCAAAAATAAGGACTTTATAATTTGTGTTGAGATTGAAACATTGTTCTTAATTGTACGTATGAATAGTATGGATTAAAAAGTCAGGAGTCGATATACAATGAACCCGTTTATTTCGTTTTTTGTAGGAATATTCGCTGCTATACCAACAGCCATATCCGCATGGCTGTTAAGCTTTTTCGTATTTGATCAAACCTTTTGGCCTTCATCAGCATATTCTTTGGCTTTCGGATTTGGTGTTTATTGGCTTATTTCTTTAGTGCTGAAGACCCATTTCCTGAAAAAAAATCAGCTGACACGAAAGGAATATCGTTATATAAAAAAGAATTTAGAAGAAGCAAAACAAAAAATCAAGCGCTTAAACCGTTCCGTTTTTCATATCCGCGAAATCCCGTCGTTTAAGCAAAGAATCGATATTGTCCGAATTACACGACGGATATACAACCTAACTAAAAGAGAACCGAAGCGGTTTTATCAAGCTGAGGAATTTTATTTTTCGCATCTCGATTCAATTGTAGAGATCTCTGAAAAATATGCGCTCTTATCTAGTCAGCCTAAAAAAACACTTGAGCTTAACGACACGTTGCGTATGACACGCCAGACTCTAAACGACTTATCAAAAGTTATTGAAAAAGACTTATACGTTGTTCTTTCCGATGATATTGATCACCTGAATTTCGAAGTAGATGTCGCAAAATTTGCGATTAAGACCAAACAAGATTCTAAATTCATTGAGGAAAGCAGGTTGAAAAAATGAGTGAAAAAGAACCAACTTTGTTCAATCGCACCGACCATGTACTGGATGATATGCTTGCAAATCCATTTGGAGAGACAAAAGACCCCAATGCTCAGGATGATCCATTACAGCCCCAGTTACAGCAACAAAAAATTGGACAAGATAAGCCAGTTAAACTAATTGATGTAATCCCACCAGAAAGCCGGCAAAAGGCAATCCAACTTGCCCAGCAAATTGATCCGAGGAACCAACAATCGATGATTTTATATGGGACACAGGCGCAAAGCAAGCTGTTATCATTTTCCCATACGATGCTAGAGCATGTGCAAAAAAAGGATGTCGGTGAAGTCGGGGAAATCATCAATGACTTGATGAAGCGACTGAATGAAATAAGCCCGGATGAACTGAAGCAAGAAAAGCAGGGGTTATTCTCGCGTATGTTCGGCAAAATTTCAGGCTCGATTCAAGAGGTGCTGTCCAAATACCAAAAAACAAGTGCGCAGATTGATCGCATCAGTGTAAAGTTGGACCGCAGCAAAAACGTGTTATTGTCCGACATCGGAATGCTTGAAAAGCTATACGAGACAAATAAGGAATACTTCCATGCGTTAAATATTTATATTGCAGCAGGCGAATTGAAGCTTGAAGAGCTTAATACAAAAACCATTCCGGCTCTGAAAAAGGCCGCTGAAACGACACAGGATCAAATGAAATTTCAAGAAGTAAATGATATGATTCAGTTCACGGACCGTCTTGATAAACGCTTGTATGACTTGAAATTAAGCCGAGAAATTACGATTCAGAGTGCGCCACAAATTCGCCTAATCCAGAACACAAACCAAGCGCTCGTGGAGAAAATTCAATCTTCGATCGTGACGGCGATTCCACTCTGGAAAAATCAGGTGGCAATTGCCCTAACCTTGTTGCGGCAGCGTCATGCAGTAGAAGCACAAAAGCAAGTTTCGAAGACGACGAATGAGCTTTTATTAAAAAATGCAGAAATGCTGAAAACCAATACAATTGAGACCGCAAAAGAAAATGAGCGCGGACTTGTTGACATTGAAACCCTAAAGAAAACTCAGGCCAGCCTTGTTTCGACCCTTGAAGAGACTCTTCGCATACAAGAAGAAGGTCGCCACAAACGTCGAGCTGCAGAACAGGAACTCTCATCAATGGAAAATGAATTAAGACTAAAATTACTCGAAATCAAAGACGGAAAATAAATATTTTTTGAAAATCCGACCCATTTCCAGTCGAATGTTTATATTTAAGTTATAAAAGAAATTCTTTTTAATAGAGTAATAACACAGATTAAAATGTTGACTTCATTCAATTTCAAATTAATAGGAAAGGCTGTTAAGGAGATTCCCCCCTAACAGCCTTTTTTATATTGTATTTGTCTGTTTATTTCCGCTCCAGGTGCTCCCTTTCCGCGCAGGAGTTTTCGCACCTTCCACTCCAATCAACATAGTGCTCTAATATCATCACCGATCTTTATCGCAGCCAATTTGTTTAAATTGGTTCTTCTTCCTTATATCGATCCTGATAGCTAATCAACTCATTATAAAATGTAGCTGTTGCAGTTGAAATATAAGGTGAAAGCCACAAAAAGCCAATACCTAAGGTAATTATGGATAGAATTGCCCAGCCAATAAAGCTCAAATTTAATAAAAAATACTGCCATTTGTACCCATTCATCCGCTTTCGACTTTCAGTAATAGCTTCAAGGATTGAATATTCAGGATGGTCCTTTAACAATAGATAGGTTTGAGAATATGAAAGGGATTTAATGATGCCTGGAATTAGGAGCAGAAGGGACCATAAAAAGACGAAAATGCCAATTAACAGGGATGCGCCTATCAGCTTAAAATATGTTTTACTATCTTTAAATACCGAAAATACATCAGAAATTTTCGGACCTTCCATACGAACCAATGCTAAGAAAAACCAAAGAGCTGAAACGGTCAATGGAATCAAGGCGATGGAGACCAATGTGCTAATTAAGCTAGCAAGAGGCGGCACAGTGTCTTGCATAAGCCAATTTGAAAAACTTCCACTAAAAATTCCTTCGAAAATACTAGGAATGATTGAACTGATTAAAAATACGATTAACGTGAGCGATACTGCCAAGCCCCATTGTCCCTTAAGAACACTAAGAGCCTGTTTCTTTATCAAAGAAATAGACATTGTTTTTCTTCCTTTCTTTTTCGGGAAAAGGAATGTACCTCTTCCTCTTCTCGCATAATGACTTTACCGTGTAACTAAATTATATCATTACTGTTTGTTCAAACAATTAATGTTTATTCAGCATACCTTGTCCTAATGTATTAAGTTATGAATTTGTCCTTAAAATGGAATTTGTGTTTAAGATTTCAATTTAATGGATATAATACAATTTGCAGGATTCATTTGAATTTTTGTGTATATTTGTGTGCTAGGAGGCAACGAAATGGAACGTGGAAAAGTAAAATGGTTTAACAGTGAGAAGGGCTTTGGCTTTATTGAGCGCGAAGGTGGAGAAGATGTATTTGTTCATTTTTCAGCTATTCAATCAGAAGGCTATAAATCGCTAGAAGAAGGTCAAGAGGTTACGTTTGATGTTGAACAAGGCCAACGTGGCCCGCAAGCTGCTAATGTTCATAAAGCATAATTGAACGAGTCCATGCATGGGTTGAACTTCAACCTATGCATTTTTTTTGGACTTAAGGGGCGGTGCTAAATGTTTGTTTTAATCGTAATCGTGCAATGATAGTAGTATCTTATATGGTAGTATGTTATTTTTTTCTTATAAAGACTTATTATTGTTTTGAGGAGTATGTTTGTGAAGCATAATCATTTATCTATAAGTGTTCCAAAGGTTATTATGCAATTGGTTATTTCCTATTTAATCGGATGTGTTGTTCGTGAATTGTTTTTAGAAGGGATACTTGAAGACTTAACTATTTCAAAGTGGATGAAGGATATTATTGGTTTGCTATCTATGATCATTATTACGGCACCGATTTTTTATCTTCTATTTTATCCTGCACTAAAAAGGAACAATATGTCAGATCAGCTTTTATTAGAGAAATATAATCAACTCAAGCAAATCCTCGATAATGCACCAA
The DNA window shown above is from Bacillus sp. T3 and carries:
- a CDS encoding spore germination protein is translated as MFSRIKMSRRKLFRKAFSDSHKQNKNTSINVEKSTVMTNSKGARLDQFEQVSQSLQQNRNFLETSLGRNVGVINRGFNMGENSSHPALLFAISGMVETTVINENVLGPLMNMSPPNSSLPLLTYLKESVLSVAEIEYEINLHLIANELFGGKIIVFIEGEDAALVINAQAWEMRGIEQPITETVIRGPRDAFTEDLSTNISLLRRRIRNPNLRCEPFIIGKQTHTKIVIAYIDGIVDTEILTEVYRRLENIDIDSVLESGYIEQYIEDAPFSIFPTVGNQEKPDIVAAQLLEGRVSIFVDGTPIVLTVPYLLINHFQVSEDYFSRPYYSNFVRVLRVVSFFISTLLPGIFVAIQYYHPILIPFSLLVKFFVTRANVPFQLYIEIIVMLIVFEIIRESGLRMPKPVGQAVSLVGALILGEAAVQAGLVGIPVVVTVALVGISSFPVNSLSEPISLLRIVFVIAGATFGLFGILIVGMIVVSHLASLRSFGVPFTAPLFPIKIQDWGDSMMRLPLWLLTRRPVTFKSRNPVKQKLGGLSGEGRRGKE
- a CDS encoding endospore germination permease, which encodes MGPGKDTWLGMILGFVPGLLLFFAMAILSEKLYGKTLVEHALETLGPFFGRMLTLPLIAFFFIHSCLTLYGFSIFITAVFLPQHRLWLIALVFAIAVFYTVHLGIEVIARVSEWIIILNILAGIFVSLALKPLKDYKKLLPIMENGIDPIIPVILVILALFGEIIVLLMINIQRPEQKSISFRKVYLLTFIGNLIIFPSTAAGVIAIFGENQATKFMYPVESMVRLINVGFIERFDIYGLTIMSVSAYLRLALLHYGASVAVANWFKLKDYHLVNWVLGGLVLVVSLNTFDTAIDFYDFMEKYYVYGLVFSAAILILAIIVVVASKYKNSVKKINDSHRMS
- a CDS encoding amino acid permease — its product is MISIGGAIGTGLFLASGSAIHTAGPGGALLAYVIIGIMVYFLMTSLGELASYMPEAGSFSTYATKFVDPSLGFALGWNYWYNWAITVAAELVAGALIVKFWLPDSSSLLWSALFLAIMFGLNYMSVKGFGESEFWFALIKVVTIIIFLAVGILMIFGVFTGEAVGFSNFMLEDGPFHGGFFTMIGIFMVAGFSFQGTELLGVAAGESEDPARNVPRAVRQVFWRILLFYVLAIFVIGMLIPFTNESLASGDVTLSPFTLIFKRAGFAFAASAMNAVILTSVLSAGNSGMYASTRMLWNLAKEGKAPKFLASVDGRGVPVNALLVTSAVGLVAFFASLFGDGAVYIWLLNASGMSGFIVWLGIAVSHYRFRKAFAAQGRSLSELPYRAKWFPFGPIFAFVLCAFVVLGQNYQAFMGDSIDWYGVMVSYIGLPLFLVVWLGYKVVKKTKVIPLEECDLTPTLKQ
- a CDS encoding DUF975 family protein, translating into MSISLIKKQALSVLKGQWGLAVSLTLIVFLISSIIPSIFEGIFSGSFSNWLMQDTVPPLASLISTLVSIALIPLTVSALWFFLALVRMEGPKISDVFSVFKDSKTYFKLIGASLLIGIFVFLWSLLLLIPGIIKSLSYSQTYLLLKDHPEYSILEAITESRKRMNGYKWQYFLLNLSFIGWAILSIITLGIGFLWLSPYISTATATFYNELISYQDRYKEEEPI
- a CDS encoding cold-shock protein — protein: MERGKVKWFNSEKGFGFIEREGGEDVFVHFSAIQSEGYKSLEEGQEVTFDVEQGQRGPQAANVHKA
- a CDS encoding toxic anion resistance protein; amino-acid sequence: MSEKEPTLFNRTDHVLDDMLANPFGETKDPNAQDDPLQPQLQQQKIGQDKPVKLIDVIPPESRQKAIQLAQQIDPRNQQSMILYGTQAQSKLLSFSHTMLEHVQKKDVGEVGEIINDLMKRLNEISPDELKQEKQGLFSRMFGKISGSIQEVLSKYQKTSAQIDRISVKLDRSKNVLLSDIGMLEKLYETNKEYFHALNIYIAAGELKLEELNTKTIPALKKAAETTQDQMKFQEVNDMIQFTDRLDKRLYDLKLSREITIQSAPQIRLIQNTNQALVEKIQSSIVTAIPLWKNQVAIALTLLRQRHAVEAQKQVSKTTNELLLKNAEMLKTNTIETAKENERGLVDIETLKKTQASLVSTLEETLRIQEEGRHKRRAAEQELSSMENELRLKLLEIKDGK
- a CDS encoding 5-bromo-4-chloroindolyl phosphate hydrolysis family protein; amino-acid sequence: MNPFISFFVGIFAAIPTAISAWLLSFFVFDQTFWPSSAYSLAFGFGVYWLISLVLKTHFLKKNQLTRKEYRYIKKNLEEAKQKIKRLNRSVFHIREIPSFKQRIDIVRITRRIYNLTKREPKRFYQAEEFYFSHLDSIVEISEKYALLSSQPKKTLELNDTLRMTRQTLNDLSKVIEKDLYVVLSDDIDHLNFEVDVAKFAIKTKQDSKFIEESRLKK